TTCCCGGAGGCACACGCAGATTCAGGCGGGCCTGAGCTGTAGCGGGCACGGCATTGACGGCCTCGGCAACGGGAGTGGAGCTAAAGCCGGTAATGCTAATCGCAGGGCGCGCCCATACCAGGTCAGCGGGGTTATCGCTGCCAAGCAGATCCACCCCATCTAGCACGCCGGCATCTGCGCGGAAGGTCTCGGGATCATAGGAAGCGCCCTCAAAGTGCTGGGTGGTATCGAGCCCATCCACCTGGATGGCGCCCGAGGCATCCTTGAGCGAATCGAGCGTGCGGATCAGCGCTGCGGTGGCATCAGGAGCCGCACCGCCAAAGCTGCCCGAGTGGACCGGGGCTTGGAGGGTGTCGACCTTGACGGTGATCTGCGCGCCGCCGCGAAGCGAGGTGGTAAGCGTTGGCTCTCCCACCTCAGCATTGCCGGAATCGGCAATGAGGATCACGTCGGCCTTAAACAACTCCGGCTGCGATTGGATCAGCGCTGAAAGCTCCTCGCCACCCATTTCCTCTGAACCTTCCACCAGGAAGGTGATGCCCAGATCGGTATCGCCAACCTCTCGCAGGGCGGCTAGGTGCATGACCAGGTTGCCCTTGCAATCCGCTGCGCCGCGGGCATACCAGCGGCCATCGCGCTCAGTGAGCTCGGTAGCGGGCGTGATCCAGGCCTTGGGATCGCCCGCAGGAACCACGTCGTAGTGGCTATAGAGCAAAACGGTAGGCGCGCCATTTTTGGCCTCCTTGCGGCCAATGACGGTGGGGGCGTTGCTGGGGTAGACGGTGACGTCCAGGCCTGCCTCAGTAAGGGCATCGCGCACCCACTCGCAGGCGTGGGCATGATCTTCGGCATCGGCAGGGCTGGAATGTACAGAGTGATAGGAAGTGAGCTGTCGTAGCTGCTCGAATACGCGCTCGCGCTGAGCAAAGATGGCGTCTTTGATTGTTTCGATTGAATGGCTCATGGTGGCCAGTGTAGGTCGTGTCTGCTGCCAGCGAACGTTGCTTGCACTCAAGGGGTGCGACTGCTAGAACGGATTTAGCACTTGGGTTAGCCGAGTGCCAACAACTACGAGTGAGGTTGGCGCACACTCAGCCAGCCGACGCCGTCGCGGGCGCTACGTAGCGATCGATAGACGTGAGTGTCGTCTTTGAACAAAAACAAGGAGCACAAAAACACATGGCAAAGATGATTGCCTTTGATGAGGAAGCACGTCGCGGACTCGAGCGAGGCCTCAACACCCTCGCCGATGCCGTGAAGGTCACCCTTGGCCCCAAGGGTCGCAACGTAGTGTTGGAAAAGAGCTGGGGTGCGCCCACCATCACCAACGACGGCGTTTCCATCGCTCGCGAAATTGAGCTCGAAGATCCCTATGAAAAGATCGGCGCCGAGCTGGTTAAGGAAGTAGCCAAAAAGACCGACGACGTAGCAGGCGACGGCACCACCACCGCTACCGTCCTGGCACAGGCACTCGTGCGCGAAGGTCTGCGTAACGTAGCCGCAGGCTCCAACCCCATGGGCATTAAGCGCGGCATCGAGCAGGCCGTATCCAAGGTCACCGAGCAACTGCTTTCCGGTGCCAAGGAAGTAGAAACCGAAGAGCAGATCGCTGCCACCGCAGGTATTTCCGCAGCCGACCCGGCTATCGGTGCCCAGATTGCCAAGGCCATGTACGCAGTAGGCGGCGGCAAGCTGAACAAGGAATCGGTTATCACCGTTGAAGAGTCCAACACCTTTGGTGTGGACCTCGAAGTCACCGAGGGTATGCGCTTTGATAAGGGCTACATCTCCGGCTACTTCGCCACCGATATGGAGCGCCTCGAAGCCGTGCTCGAGGATCCCTACATCCTGCTGGTATCCAGCAAGATCTCCAACATCAAGGAACTGCTGCCGCTGCTGGAGAAGGTCATGCAGACCTCCAAGCCGCTGCTGATCATCGCCGAGGACGTCGAAGGCGAAGCACTGTCTACCCTCGTGGTGAACAAGATCCGCGGCACCTTCAAGTCCGTGGCCGTCAAGGCACCCGGCTTCGGCGATCGCCGCAAGGCACAACTGCAGGACATGGCCATCCTCACCGGCGGCCAGGTTATCTCCGAAGAAGTTGGCCTCTCCCTTGAAACCGCCGACCTGCCGCTGCTCGGCCGCGCCCGCAAGGTTGTTGTAACCAAGGACGACACCACCATCGTCGAAGGCGCTGGCGATGCAGCCCAGATCGAAGGCCGCGTGAACCAGATCCGCGCCGAGATCGAGAACTCCGATTCCGAGTACGACCGCGAGAAGCTCCAAGAGCGCCTGGCCAAGCTCGCCGGCGGCGTTGCAGTGATCAAGGTTGGCGCAGCCACCGAAGTTGAGCTCAAAGAGCGCAAGCACCGCATCGAAGACGCCGTGCGCAACGCAAAGGCAGCCGTGGAAGAAGGCATCGTTGCCGGCGGTGGCGTGGCCCTGCTCCAGGCAGCCCACGTGCTCGACGGCGATCTTGACCTTGCCGGCGATGAAGCAACCGGCGTGAAGATCGTGCGCGAAGCACTGTCTGCACCGCTGAAGCAGATCGCCTTCAACGCCGGCCTTGAGCCCGGTGTGGTAGCCGACAAGGTATCCAACCTGCCCGCAGGCGAAGGCCTCAACGCCGCCACCGGCGAGTACGTTGACCTCATGGATGCCGGCATCAACGACCCGGTTAAGGTCACCCGCTCCGCACTGCAAAACGCAGCCTCCATCGCAGCCCTGTTCCTCACCACCGAGGCAGTGGTAGCCGATAAGCCCGAGCCCGCAGCACCGGCAATGCCTGGTGCAGACGAGATGGGCGGCATGGGCTTCTAAGCCCAGCAAGCCCAGCAAGCCAGCACTCCCCGGCACTCGCCGGGGAGTTTTTGGGTTTGGGGGTGCCTACGGGGGCAGGGGAGGGTGCGCTGGGGCGAAAATACCCCGGTTTTAGGGAAAAGAGGCTGGGCTAAGGCGCTATTATCGGGGGTATGAGCGAAGACAGTGGCGAGCTTCCAGTCATCGATCTTGCGGCCACGGAGGGTTATACCGTGGACGATACCGATGAGGACGATCCGGTTCTCTTGGCCCCCGATGGGCGCCCGGTCGAGACGTGGAAAGAAAATTATCCGTATCAAGAGCGCATGACGCGCGATGAGTACGAACATGTGAAGCGCGCGCTGCAAATCGAGCTGCTGAAGTGGCAGAACTGGACCAAAGACACCGGCCAGCGCCACATCATCTTGTTCGAAGGCCGCGATGCTGCCGGCAAGGGTGGCACCATTAAGCGCTTCAATGAGCACCTCAACCCCCGTGGTGCCCGTACCGTGGCGCTAGAAAAGCCCTCGCCGCGCGAGTCCACCTCCTGGTACTTCCAGCGCTATATCCAGCACTTCCCGGCAGCAGGAGAGATCGTCTTTTTCGACCGCTCCTGGTACAACCGCTCAGGTGTGGAGCGCGTGATGGGTTTTTGCACCGAATCCCAGCACGCAGAATTCCTGCGTGAGGTGCCCATGCTGGAGAACATGATCTTGGGTTCTGGCATTTCGCTGACCAAGTTCTGGTTCTCTGTGAGCCAGAAGGAACAGCGCACCCGCTTTGCCATCCGCCAGGTGGATCCAGTGCGCCAGTGGAAACTTTCGCCCATGGATATTGCCTCTTTGGATAAGTGGGATGATTACACCCGCGCCAAGGAAGAACAGTTCCGTTACACCGACACCGATGAGTCGCCCTGGATCACGATCCGCTCCAACGATAAGAAGCGCGCCCGCATTAATGCCATGCGCTACATCTTGAACAAGTTCGACTACACCAACAAAGACTATGACTTGGTTGGCGAGCCGGACCCCAATATCGTGATGCGCGGCCGAGATCAGATCGGCGACTAATGGAAAAAAACCCGCCTTCCGGCGGGTTTTTTTTAGGCCGTGGGTAGCCCTGCGGCGATCCAGGCGTCGGTGCCGCCTGCAACGTTGATGGCTTCAATATCGCGCGCTGCGAGGTATTCGATCACGCGGGCGCTGCGGCCACCTGCCTTGCAGATGACGTAGATATCGCGGCTTTGATCAAGTTCCTCCACGTGCGAGGTGAACTCGCTCATGGGGATGTTCTTGGCCTGCTTGGCATGCACCTCGGCAAACTCATCTACCTCGCGGCAGTCGATGAGCTGAGCATCCTCAGGAACTTCTTCAACGGAAACTTCGCGCATCTTAGGCACCGAACCGTTCAATAGCTTCCTGGTGGATCTTTTCTGCCTCTTCCTTGTTGCCCCAGCCGGAACCGGTGACTTCCTTATTGGGCTCCAGATCCTTGTAGTGCACGAAGAAGTGCTCAACCTCATCGCGCAGGAATGCGGAAACATCGTCGATGTCCTGGAGGTGGTCGTAGCGAGGATCGTCGATCACGCAGAGCAACTTATCGTCGCCGCCGGCCTCATCGGTCATCTTGAACACGCCAAGGGGGCGAGCCTTGACAATCACACCGGGGAACACGGGCTCAGGCAGGATCACCAGGGCGTCGAGCGGATCGCCGTCCTCGCCGAGGGTGTGGTCGATAAAGCCATAGTCTAGGGGATAGGCCATCGGGGTAAAGAGGTAACGGTCCAGGTACACCTTGCCCGTCTCGTGGTCCACTTCGTACTTGTTGCGTGAACCCTTAGGGATCTCGATGGTGACTTCGACGCTCATGAGCGCTCCTTTTTCCTTGATCGTCATACAAAATGCTCCAACCATTGTAGCCGAGCGCTAAGGTGTTATCCGATGAAGAAAGCTCAGTGGTGGACGTCCTTGCTCACAGCAGGCGTAGTGGTGGCCTTAACGGCAGGTGCAGGGCTGTGGATTAGCCAGCAAAACGCCCTGCAAGTAGACCCTCCCGCACAGATCGCCGCACCCCAAGCCGCGATGGAAACACTGGGCAGCCCAGCAGAGCTCAACCTCAATAGCCAGGTGGCCAAATTGGCTCAAGACTCAGCGCTTGGCAGCTTTGGGCTGAGCATCGTCGATGTCAGCACCGGCGAGGTGCTCTTTGAATCCAATGCCCAAGAAGCGATGGTGCCGGCATCTTCAACCAAAATGCTCACCGCGGCGGCAGCCTTGCTCAAGCTGGGCCCGGATGATGTGATCGAAACCAAGGTGCTGAAAACCGGCGAAGATTCCATCGTGATCGAAGGCAGCGGCGATGTGTGGTTCAACACCGAGCGCATCGTTGCACTAGCCACACAAATCCAGCAGCAGATGCCCACAGTGAATTCGGTGCTGGTAGATACTTCCGCCTGGCCGGGCGAGAAAATTTTGCCCGGCTGGAACCCCGAGGATATCGACGGCGGCTACGTGGCACCCTTGGAGTCACTGATGATTAACCAAGGTCGCGTCGGTGCAAGCAGCGGTGATGTGCCTCGCAGCCACAACCCTGCCTTAGACGTGGCCAAGACTCTGGCGCAAACCTTAGGCGCAGGCACCTTCGGCTACACCGACGCAGCCGAAGGCGAAGTGATCGCCACCAGCCAATCGCCGGCCTTAGACACCCGCATCAGTGCGATGATGGAAGATTCCGACAACGTGATGGCAGAGGCCATTGCCAGGGAACTCGATCCGGCAGCACCCCAGGCTGCAACGCTGGAGGTGCTCAGCGAGGCGGGGATGGATATCTCCGGGGTGCAATTAGTGGATAACTGCGGTTTGAGCCTTGATAATCGCATCCCCGCGCGTCTGCTTTCTCAGATCGCCACCGAAGCCGCAGGCGGTGAGCAACTACGCCCATTGCTTGCCACCTTGCCCATCGCCGGGGCTAATGGCACCCTTGCCGATCGTTTTGGTGGACTCGACGGCCGAGGCTGGGTGCGTGCCAAAACCGGCACCTTAACCAAAGTGGCCGCCCTTGCCGGCGTGGTGCCAAGCGAAAGTGGCCACATGATCAGCTTCGGCATGATCTCCAATGGCGCAGACGTTGATGGGGCGCGCCGCAAGATGGATGAGATCGCCAGCGCCCTGCGTGATTCCTAATGTTCTGGCCAGATCACAGCCCCCACTTTTTAGCTTGTCGACGCGCCACGCGCCCCACACCCAAACGCGTTGCCGTGGGCCTTTCCGGAGGCCCAGATTCCCTTGCCCTCGTGGCAGCGCTTCGCGCAGAAGGTGCAGAAGTAACAGCCCTGTGCGTGGATCACCAACTCCACCCCGATTCAACCGCCGTGGCCAAAAGGGCAGCCGAACAAGCCGCTGCTCTGGGGGCAACACCCAGGATCTTGCAGGTGGAAGTAGCAAAAGGTAAAGGCCTTGAAGCCCAGGCGCGAAAGGCGCGCTATGAGGCTTTAGAAAAAGCCAGCCGCGATAGTGGGGTGCTCGCAGTAGGCCATAGCCGCGATGATCAAGCAGAAACGCTGCTGCTGAGTGCACTTCGTGGCAAGGCCGTGGGCATGCCCGAGTGGAGAACCCTTGGCCAGGTGCGCCTCTGGCGGCCCTTTTTGGCGTTAAGCAGGGCCGATACCGTAGGTGCCTGCATAGAACTGGATTTGCCCTTTTGGAATGACCCCTTAAATAACGCCAGCACCTCGCGCCGGGTAGCCATCCGCGAAGAGGTGATGCCGGCACTATCGGCACTCATCGGGGGCGATGCGGTGGCCGCTTTGGCTGCCGCGGCCGCAGAGCAGGCCCGAGATGAGCAAGCGCTTACGCAGTGGGCGCAAAAGGTAGATGAGCTCCAAACAGTCCCCAGCGCAGTGCGCAGGCGGGCGATCGCCTCGATGTTATTGCAGGCTGGTGTGGAGGTGAAGAAAGCCCATCTGGACGCTGCCGAGGATTTATTGTGCAATTGGCACGGTCAGGGGGCGGTGAACGTGGGAAATAGGTTGGCGTTAGTGCGCAAAGATGGCACACTTTGGTTGGAAAGATCAGAAAGGTAATCATGCACGACACGATGGACTTCGATGTCCCCGATAACCCCTACGGCGATGATGTCGAAGCCGTGTTGGTCAGTGAAGAGCAACTCAAGGCACGGATCCAAGAGATGGCCGATGCGATCTCGGATCGCTACCAGGACGAGGAAGAAGACCTCATCTTGGTTGGCGTGCTCAAGGGCGCGGTATTTTTCATCACCGACCTAGCACGTGCTCTTCGCATCCCCTCCCAGGTGGAATTCATGGCCGTGAGTTCTTATGGCAATGCTTCTTCCTCCTCGGGTGTGGTGCGCATCCTCAAAGACCTCGATCGCGATATCGAAGGCCGCAACGTGCTCGTGGTAGAAGACGTGATCGATTCCGGGCTCACCTTGTCTTGGCTGATGCGCAACCTTAAAGGCCGCAGGCCAAAGAGCCTCGAAGTGATCTCACTGCTGAGAAAGCCCGAGGCCGTCAAGGCCCGCGTGGATTTCATGGATATCGGTTTTGACCTACCCAATGAATTCCTCATTGGCTACGGGCTGGACTTTGCAGAGCGCTACCGCGATTTGCCCTTCGTGGGCAGCTTGCGCCGCAGCGTATATGAACCCTAAACACCCGGAACACTTCGGCCCATTGAGGCGTTAGATTCAGTGTCGAAGTAACTACACCCAAGAAAGGGCCGACGCATGCGTGCGCGTCGGTAGTGCATGAAAAACAAGAAGATCCTGCAGTACGGCTTGGTGGCCGCGGCGGTGCTCATGGCACTGTACGTTTTTGCCCTGCTTGGCAATGACGCGCGCGGTTATCAGCCCGTTGATACCTCTGTAGCTATTCGCCAACTCGATGATCACAACGTCAAAGACGTAGAGATCGACGACCGCGAACAGCGTCTCCGCATCACCTTGGATAAGCCAATCGAGGTAGATGGCAAGCAAGACGTCGAGCAGATCATGACCAAGTATCCGGCGCGTACAGCACCGGAGATCTTTAGCAAGGTCGAAGGCTCAGAGGCAGAAAAATACAGCACCAACGTCACCCAGGAATCCTTCCTGCTTTCGATGGCTGGCTATATCCTGCCCATGCTCATCGTCTTTGGTCTGCTGATGTTCATGTTCTCTCGCATGCAGGGCAGCGGCATGGGCATGTTTGGTATGGGTAATTCTCGTGCCAAAGAGCTCAATAAAGACATGCCCACCAACACCTTCGCCGATGTTGCAGGTGCAGAAGAGGCAGTAGATGAGCTGCACGAGATCAAGGACTTCCTCCAAGATCCCTCCCGCTATGAAGAACTGGGCGCCAAAATTCCTCGCGGCGTTTTGCTCTACGGCCCGCCCGGTACCGGTAAGACGCTGCTTGCACGCGCAGTTGCCGGTGAAGCCGGAGTGCCCTTCTATTCCATCTCTGGTTCCGACTTTGTAGAGATGTTCGTTGGTGTGGGCGCCTCGCGTGTGCGCGACCTGTTCAAGCAGGCTCGCGAGAATTCCCCCTGCATCATCTTCGTGGATGAAATTGATGCCGTGGGCCGCCAGCGTGGCTCCGGCATGGGTGGTGGCCACGACGAGCGCGAGCAGACCCTCAACCAATTGCTGGTAGAGATGGACGGCTTTGGTGATCGCGAAGGCGTGATCCTCATGGCCGCTACCAACCGCCCCGATATTCTGGATCCCGCCTTGCTGCGCCCGGGCCGCTTCGACCGCCAGATCCCCGTTGGCAACCCGGACCTGAAAGGCCGCGAGCAGATTCTTAAAGTGCACGCCAAGGGCAAGCCATTGGCTGCCGACGCCGACCTAACGGCCCTGGCTCGCCGTACCGCCGGCATGTCCGGTGCAGACCTGGCCAACGTACTAAACGAGGCAGCGCTGCTAACGGCGCGCATCGGTGGCAACGTCATTACCGCCGATGCTTTGGAAGAAGCTACCGACCGCGTGATCGGCGGGCCTCGTCGTAGCTCGAAGGTGATTTCCGAGAAGGAAAAGAAGGTCACTGCCTACCACGAGGGCGGCCACACGCTTGCCGCCTGGGCTCTGAAGAATATCGAGCGCGTGTACAAGGTCACCATCTTGGCCCGTGGTCGCACAGGCGGGCACGCCATGACTGCTGCCGAAGACGATAAGGGCATGTATAACCGCGATGAGCTCTTCGCCCGACTCGTCTTTGCCATGGGTGGCCGTGCGGCAGAAGAACTGGTCTTTGGCGAACCCACCACGGGTGCTTCGGCCGATATTGAGCAGGCCACCAAGATCGCCCGCGCAATGGTGACCGAATATGGCATGTCACCTGCACTGGGCATGGTCAAGTACGGCGAGGAGCAGGGCGATCCCTTCTCTGGTCGCGGTAGCGGCGGTTCCTTGGAGTACTCGCCCGAGATGGCGGCCAAGATCGACGCAGAGATGCAGTATCTGCTGAATAAGGCCCATGAGCGTGCCTATGCCATTCTTGAGCGTCACCGCGATCACCTGGATCGCCTGGCTGCGAAGCTGCTGGAAAAAGAAACGCTGCGCAGGCCTGATCTTGAGGCGCTCTTTGAAGATATTGAGCCTGAAGAGGTAGGCGAGGTCTTCCCCGGCCAAGACGTGCGCTTTAGCCGCCAGATCGGCCGCGAGCCGGTGAAGACCCCCACCGAGCTGGCTATCGAACGTGGCGAAGAGCCACCCAAGCCCTTCTCCCTGTTGGAGGCTTCGAAGGCGGCCAGGGCTCGTCGAGAAGCTGAATTGGCAGAAAAGAATAAGCAGGCCTCTCCTGTGGCACCGGCCCAAGGCCCGGCCGTGGCCGAGCAGCGCTATGGTGGCACCCCGCCTCCGGCAAATTGGCAGGCACCGGGATGGCCGCCGCAGCAACAAGAGCAGCCCAAGCCCTCGGAGCACCCTGGGATGAAGAACTATCCCCAGGCCGATGCCTCCCATCTGGGAGATATTCAGCGCCCCGAGCGCTACGAGCCGAAAGAAGAAATCGGCTTCCGTTTGCCTGAGCATGAGCGCCCCGATAATGAATCGGGACGTCACCGCGCGGTGGAGGAATCACCTGCCGATGACGCCACCGAAGTTATTGAGCTGCCCGAAGACAAAAAGGAGCAGTAATTGAGCATCGACCACGCCCGCGCCGAAGCTGCCGTGCGCGAATTGCTACTGGCTGTTGGCGAGGACCCAGACCGCGAAGGGCTGCAAGAAACCCCGGCTCGCGTGGCGCGAGCGTATGCGGAGATGTTTGCCGGACTGCACGTTGATCCCACCGAAGTCTTGTCTAAGACCTTCTCGGAGGATCACCGTGAGCTGGTGCTGGTGCGCGATATTCCCATCTATTCCACCTGCGAGCACCACCTCGTGCCCTTCTATGGAGTAGCGCACATTGGCTATATCCCCGGCGAGAGCGGCAAGGTCACTGGCCTTTCCAAGCTCGCCCGCTTGGTTGATCTCTACGCCAAGCGCCCCCAGGTACAAGAGCGGCTCACCTCCCAGGTTGCCGATGCGCTGGTAGAAAAACTCCAGGCGCACTCGGTGATCGTGGTGATCGAATGTGAGCACCTGTGCATGGCCATGCGTGGCATTAGAAAGCCAGGCGCTACCACCACCACCTCGGCGGTGCGCGGAGGCTTCCAACGCAATGCAGCTTCGCGCGCTGAGGCGCTGAGCCTGATCAAGGGGTAGAGGCTATGCGTTCGCAGGTGATGGGCATTGTTAACGTCACCGAGGATTCCTTCTCCGATGGTGGCCGCTACCTTGAGCCCGAAAAGGCAGTAGCGCACGCCCGAGCGCTTGTTGCCCAAGGCGCAGACATTATTGATGTTGGCGGCGAATCCACCCGCCCGGGGGCAAGCCGAGTAGATCCAGACCTAGAGCTTCGCCGCGTGGTGCCTGTGATCCAGGCGCTAAGCCAAGAAGGCATTGTCACCTCGGTAGATACCATGCGCGCAAGCGTTGCCGCGGCCGCGGTAGAAGCCGGTGTGAGCATGATTAATGACGTATCCGGCGGCTTGGCTGATCCACACATGTTGGAAGTCATGGCCGAGGCTGGCGTGCCGGTGTGCCTGATGCACTGGAATACCTCTCGTTTTGGCGATGCCGCAGGCGCTGCCGATCACGGTGGCGATGTGGTGCGCGATGTACACCAACGCTTAGATGAGCGCATCGAAGCGGCACTGGCTGCCGGTGTGCGCAATGAAGATATTGTGCTCGATCCTGGGCTGGGCTTTGCCAAAACAGCGCAGGATAACTGGGCACTATTGCATGCGCTGCCGAGCTTTGTGGCCCGCGAACACCGCATCTTATTAGGGGCTTCTCGCAAGCGTTTCCTTGCGGCTATCCCTCAAGCACGCGGTTTGGAGCAAAATGCCGATCCTGCAACGGCGGCGGTCACAGCGATTGCCGCCCACCACGGGGTGTGGTGCGTGCGCGTGCACGATGTTGCAATTTCTCGCGATGCGGTGGATGTTGCTGCCTGCTGGAATACCCAAGGAGGTCTCGGTGGCTGATCGCATTGAGCTCACTGGTTTAGAGGCCTTTGGCTATCACGGCGTATTCGAGCACGAGCGCCGAGAAGGCCAGCGCTTTATTTGTGATATCACCTGCTGGCTCGATTGCCGCGAGGCCGCGGCTAAAGATGATCTCAACCTCACCGTGCACTATGGGCAGCTCGCAGAAATGGCCCACGCGGTGCTAAGTGGCACCCCTCGGGATTTGATCGAGACGGTGGCGGCAGAGATCGCCGATACAGCCATGGAGCGCTTTGGCATGCTCATGGCGTGTGAGGTGAAGATCCATAAACCCCAGGCGCCGATCCCGCTGCAATTTGCCGATGTAGCCGTGGTGGCGCGGCGTTCAAGGAGGTAGGTTGCCATGGCCGAGGCACTGTTATCCATCGGATCCAATATTGGCGATAGTCCCGCCTTGCTTCGCGGTGTGCGCGATGCCTTCGGCAACCAGGTGCTTGGCGCATCCTCGCTGTATCGCACCCCGCCTTGGGGTGTGGTGGATCAGCCAGACTTTTATAACGCCGCGCTGCTCATCAGCTTTAAGGGCAGCCCTGAGCAATTGCTGCAGCGCTGCCAGGACTTAGAAGCGCAGGCTCACCGTGTGCGTGAGCAGCGTTGGGGCCCGCGTACCCTCGATGTGGACATGATCCAGGTCCATGTTGATGGGGCAGAGGTGCGTCAAGAGGATCCTCACCTGATCCTGCCTCATCCGCGTGCGCACCTTCGGGCCTTCGTGCTGTTGCCCTGGCTTGAGATCCAACCGGATGCCACCCTTGCAGAGCAGCCCATTGCCAAGCTGCTCAAGCAGGTCGATGGTGCAGGCATTGAGCGGGTGGAGCCATTATGAAGCGCAGTAGTATCCCCGCCTTGATTGCCGTGGGCGTATTCGCCGCGGTGGCCATGTGGATTTTGACCAAATTCTTCTATAGCTATATGCCCACGGTGCCGGCCTCGGTGGCCATGACCTTGTGGTTGCTTGCAGCGGTGGTGGGCTTTGCTGCCATTCGGGTGCGTCAGCGCGTGGAAGAAGATGCAGTGGGCCA
This window of the Corynebacterium pseudopelargi genome carries:
- the ftsH gene encoding ATP-dependent zinc metalloprotease FtsH, coding for MKNKKILQYGLVAAAVLMALYVFALLGNDARGYQPVDTSVAIRQLDDHNVKDVEIDDREQRLRITLDKPIEVDGKQDVEQIMTKYPARTAPEIFSKVEGSEAEKYSTNVTQESFLLSMAGYILPMLIVFGLLMFMFSRMQGSGMGMFGMGNSRAKELNKDMPTNTFADVAGAEEAVDELHEIKDFLQDPSRYEELGAKIPRGVLLYGPPGTGKTLLARAVAGEAGVPFYSISGSDFVEMFVGVGASRVRDLFKQARENSPCIIFVDEIDAVGRQRGSGMGGGHDEREQTLNQLLVEMDGFGDREGVILMAATNRPDILDPALLRPGRFDRQIPVGNPDLKGREQILKVHAKGKPLAADADLTALARRTAGMSGADLANVLNEAALLTARIGGNVITADALEEATDRVIGGPRRSSKVISEKEKKVTAYHEGGHTLAAWALKNIERVYKVTILARGRTGGHAMTAAEDDKGMYNRDELFARLVFAMGGRAAEELVFGEPTTGASADIEQATKIARAMVTEYGMSPALGMVKYGEEQGDPFSGRGSGGSLEYSPEMAAKIDAEMQYLLNKAHERAYAILERHRDHLDRLAAKLLEKETLRRPDLEALFEDIEPEEVGEVFPGQDVRFSRQIGREPVKTPTELAIERGEEPPKPFSLLEASKAARARREAELAEKNKQASPVAPAQGPAVAEQRYGGTPPPANWQAPGWPPQQQEQPKPSEHPGMKNYPQADASHLGDIQRPERYEPKEEIGFRLPEHERPDNESGRHRAVEESPADDATEVIELPEDKKEQ
- the folE gene encoding GTP cyclohydrolase I FolE — translated: MSIDHARAEAAVRELLLAVGEDPDREGLQETPARVARAYAEMFAGLHVDPTEVLSKTFSEDHRELVLVRDIPIYSTCEHHLVPFYGVAHIGYIPGESGKVTGLSKLARLVDLYAKRPQVQERLTSQVADALVEKLQAHSVIVVIECEHLCMAMRGIRKPGATTTTSAVRGGFQRNAASRAEALSLIKG
- the folP gene encoding dihydropteroate synthase; this translates as MRSQVMGIVNVTEDSFSDGGRYLEPEKAVAHARALVAQGADIIDVGGESTRPGASRVDPDLELRRVVPVIQALSQEGIVTSVDTMRASVAAAAVEAGVSMINDVSGGLADPHMLEVMAEAGVPVCLMHWNTSRFGDAAGAADHGGDVVRDVHQRLDERIEAALAAGVRNEDIVLDPGLGFAKTAQDNWALLHALPSFVAREHRILLGASRKRFLAAIPQARGLEQNADPATAAVTAIAAHHGVWCVRVHDVAISRDAVDVAACWNTQGGLGG
- the folB gene encoding dihydroneopterin aldolase — encoded protein: MADRIELTGLEAFGYHGVFEHERREGQRFICDITCWLDCREAAAKDDLNLTVHYGQLAEMAHAVLSGTPRDLIETVAAEIADTAMERFGMLMACEVKIHKPQAPIPLQFADVAVVARRSRR
- the folK gene encoding 2-amino-4-hydroxy-6-hydroxymethyldihydropteridine diphosphokinase; this encodes MAEALLSIGSNIGDSPALLRGVRDAFGNQVLGASSLYRTPPWGVVDQPDFYNAALLISFKGSPEQLLQRCQDLEAQAHRVREQRWGPRTLDVDMIQVHVDGAEVRQEDPHLILPHPRAHLRAFVLLPWLEIQPDATLAEQPIAKLLKQVDGAGIERVEPL